The genomic DNA GATCTGTCGGACGGCTTGGGGCGTGATGGAGCGCGCATAGCCGTCGCCTCCGGAGTGATCGTCGAAGTCGATGCCGCGTCGCTCCCCCTTCACGCCGGAACTGGCGGATGGCAACACGCGATCGGCGACGGCGAGGACTATGAACTGCTGTTCACGGTTCGGCGATCGCTTGGATCCGTCGCCCGCTCGCCCTACGGAACTCCCCTCACACGGATCGGACGTGTGGTTGCACTGGGTTCGGACCGTTCGACCAGCGCGTGCATCGTGCACTTGCCGGATGGCACGGTGATCGACGCCTCCGAGATGGGATGGGACCACACATGATGCACGGGACTCTTTGATCCAATAATCCGGCATGAGACTCGAACGCACACTGGTGTCGCACGCGGAGACGGAGCGGGTCGCTGGTGCGCTCGCGCCGGTGTTGCGTGCTGGTGATGTGCTGGCTCTTTCGGGCGATCTTGGTTCGGGGAAGACGACGTTCGTTCGTGCCCTCGCGGGCGCGCTGGGGATCGATGCCGGGCTCGTTTCCAGCCCGACGTATGTGATTGCGAATCAGTATCCGAATTCCCGCGGGCCGCAGATGGCCCATATCGATGCGTACCGGTTGTCTGGCGCGGACGATCTTGATGCCATCGGTTGGGATCTGCTGACGGACGGTTCGTGGATCGTCGCTGTCGAGTGGCCGGATCGTGTCGGGGGGATCGGTGGCGGCGCGATCGAGCGCGACGCGATGGAGATCCGGCTTGAGTACGGCCCGATCCGAGATGGCGCGGAGTCGCGGCACATAGCGATGACTCTACCTGACGCGTGGGTCACGAGGCCGGAGTTGCCCGCGCTCGTTGGCGCGATGAGAGCGGGAACGCGATGTCCCGTGACGGGTGAGCCGGTCTCCCCGGATTCACCCTTCTTCCCATTCTCAAGCGAGCGGGCACGCATGGCGGACCTGAACGCGTGGCTGACGGGCGGGCACACGATCAGCGGGCCGCTCTCTGATGAGGGGATGGAGTAGCCGTATCCGGTGCGGCTTGTATACTCGGCGCAGCGCGCGATGGCGCGACGCATGGAGCCAGCACGATGCCACAGGTCCACGCCTTCCGCCCTTTGCAGTATGTCTCACCATCGGGCGATGTCTCGTCTTTCATCGCTCCTCCGTATGACGTGCTGGACGCGGAGGGGAAGGCGCGGTTGCTCGCTCGGGACCCCAGGAACATCGTCGCGGCGGATCTGCCCCATGTTCCGGCGAAGAAGATGGGCCCGCCGGAGGCATACGCCGCGGCGGCGGCGATGATCGACCGTTGGGTGGCCGATGGTGTGCTGACTCGGAGCGAACGTCCGGCGATCTTTGCCTATCGCCAGGTGTTCGAGTGGAACGGGCGAACGACGGATCGTTGCGGGATGATCTGCACGCTCGACGCGGTCCCCTTCGGAAAGAGGCCGGGAGGGGGCGTTCTGCCCCATGAGCAGACATTCAGCGGCCCGAAGGAGGATCGGCTCGCGTTGATGAAGGCGACGCGAGCGCAATTGTCTCCGATCTTTGGTTTGCACGCCGACGGGGCGGGTCTGGCTTCGGCGTTGGTGAGGTCGGTGATGGCGTCGCGCGGGGCTGACATGCGGGCCCGAAGCGACGACGGCGTGACGCACGAGGTCTGGCGGATCGAAGATGGCGCGACGATCGAGAAGTATCGTGGCTCACTCGCCGGCGAGGATGTTTTCATCGCGGACGGGCATCACAGATACAACACTGCGCTCAATTATCTCTCGTTGCTTGAGTCGCAGGGGGCGGTGGCTTCGGATCATCCCGCGCGGCGCTGCATGTTCGTCATGGTCGGGATGTCGGACCCCGGGCTGGTGATCGGTGCGACCCATCGTGTGCTCGGCGGCATGCGCGAGTACACGTTTGATGCCTTCCTCGCGGCTGCTTCCGACAGGTTGCGGTTCGAGCCGATCGCCGGGGATCTGAAGGCCCTTGAGCGCGCGGTTCACACGATGACGGGCATGGGGGAGAATCGCGTCGGGGTGTACGACTTTGCAACTGGGCGGTGCGCGGTCGCGATTCCGGCGACGGCGGACCCGCTCGCGAAGCGGTTTGCCGAGAAGCCCCGCGCCTGGCGTGTGCTCGATGTGGCGATCATCCAGCACCTGATCGTTGAAGAGATCTGCCAGCCCCGGCTCAACGGGGGCGAGCCGGTGACGTGGGCGTTCCCGCACACGATTCCGGAGGTTGAGCAGATCGCATCGGGGAAGGAGACGGGCGCGGGTGGGGGCGCGGGATTCACGCAGCTCGCAGTCATCGTGAGGCCCACGCCGCTCGATGCCGTGAAGGAGATCTGCCTCGCGGGAGAGTTGATGCCCCAGAAGTCGACGTTCTTCCTGCCGAAACTCGCGACGGGTCTGGCGATCAATCCGCTGGCGTAAGCATCAGCCCGCAGAGCGAGTCCTTGAGAGCGCGGCTTCGAGCCACTTCTCAAGGTTGGATGCGGAGGTGTTGCCCTCGTGGCGAGCGAGCTCTTCGCCCTTCCATACCACGATGAGGGCGGGGATCGGCCCGATGCGGAGTCGGCGTGCGGCGTCGATGGAAACCTGGTCGGGTCCGGTGACATCGGCGTAGACGGGGATGGTGCCGCCCTTGATCAGTTGTTCGACCTTGGAGGAGGCGAGTGCGTTCCGCTTGAGGGCCTGGCATGGCCCGCACCAGTCGGCGGTTGCGAAGACGAGCACCGGACGCCCTTCCTGGTCGCTTCTCTGGAGGGCGACATCGAGCGTGACTGCGGACGAGAACGCCGCGGGCTTCGGGGCTGGTCCGCCCCCTGAGCGCATGAGCCACGCGAGCATAGAGAGCGCGACGACCGCGACGAGAAGCACTGTGAATCCGGCCCGAGATGCCATGACGCCTCCGTTATTCCGCTCCGATCACGCCTCCGACGAGGGGCTCGACCAGGTCCTTGACTGTGACGATACCGACAGGCTTGCCGGCACGTTCCACGATGGCGAGAGATTGTGCCGCGGCCTGGAGCAGTCGCAGGGCTTCAACGACGCGCATCTCTTCGCGGACGATGACGGCTGGGAGGCGATGCTGCTCGATGGGCGTGCTGGGGTTCAGCAGGACATCGATGGCTCTTGCGGTGCCTTTGAGGCGTCCCGAGGCATCGACGAGCGGGAACGCGTTGTGCCCCGCGCTGACGACCGCGCGGACGGCCTGGTCCGCGGGCGTGTTGATCGCGATGACGCGGACCTTTGTCCACGGGATCATCTCGTCGCGGACGGTGACGCGTGTGAACTCGGTGGCGCGATCGATCAGGGTGGACTGTGCATCGGAGATCGCGCCGGAGACGCTTCCTTCTTTCAGGAGCATCGCCACGCGTTCGCGGGAGCTGGAGAGCTCGCCGCCGGAGGTGAGGCCGACCATGCGTCCGATTGTGCGCCCGAGCGTGACGACGAGCGGGACGACACCCAGGACGGTAAAGAGGCGTGTGAATGCTTCGAGCGGAGCGGCGAATCGGTATGTGAGACTGTCGGCGGCGCGTCGGAAGGTCTCTTTCGGCAGCGACTCGCAGAAGACGAGCACGAGGGGTGTGAGCGCGAGCGTGTTGATGAGGACGATCTGGCTGTCCGCGTAGCCGAGCCCTCCGAGGAAGGCGGTCGCGCCGAGCGCACCGAGGTAGTTCGATATGTTGTTGCCGACGAGGAGCGTGGCGAGCAGGGAGTCGGGCCTGTCGAGCGAGCGTTGCAGGCGCATCGCGGCGCGGTCGCCTCGAGAGGCGCGGATGCGCAACCGGACACGATTGAGTGTGTAGCAGCCGGTTTCGACGCCGCTCCACATGGAGGAGCCGACGAGCCCGACAACGGCGAGCGAGAGCCAGCCGATCTGTTCGAGGGTTGTCATGCGGCGTTCGGCGCGTGCGCCGCCTCGTGGAGCGTGACGAGCACGCGCTCGATGCTTCGTCCTGCCATGGACTCGACGCGGAGTGAGAGGCGTCCGATGCGCACCTGGTCGCCAACGGCAGGGAGGCGTCCGAGCCCTACGAGGACGAGCCCGGCGACGGTGCTGGCTCGACGATCGATGGCCTTCGCGCCAGCGCCCGCGCCGAAGAGCTCGGCCCAGTCGTGCACCGGCAGTCGTCCGGAGACGATCCACTGGTTGGGGCCGAGACGTTCGATGCGTTCGTGATCCTGTGCTGAGTCGCCGATGGGCGCGAAGCCGAGGGCTCGAACGATGTCGTCGAGACTGACGATGCCGGTGACGGCTCCGCCCTCGTCGACGCAGATCGCGGTGTCTGTCTTCTGGTCGCGGAGGAAGCCGAGGAGACCGTCAAGCCGGGAGCGATCGGGGACGAAAGCAGGGCGGGCCGCGAGGGATCGCACGTTGATGGGGCGTCCGGGACGCGTCGCGATGAGCCCGAGCGCTTCACGCACCTTGATGAGGCCTATCACGCCCTCATCGAGCGAGCCGGCGCAGACAGCGAGTGTCGTGCGCGTGGTGGATCGTGCCGCTTCGAGGATGGCGTCGCTATCGGCATCCTCCGTGACCCAGGCCATGTCGTTGCGGGGCGTCATGACGTCCCGCACACGGAGCTGGTTCAGCCCGACGACGTCGCCGAGCAGCCGGTGGTCGTCACGCTCGATGAGTCCTTCCGCGCTCGCGGCTTCGAGCAGGGCCTCCAGCTCTTCCGAACGCAGCGCGGGCGGGTTCTCGCTCGGAACGATGACGCGGGCGAGGGGTCCGACAAGGCCTGAGTCGAGCGCGACGCGCACAGGTCCTAACAGACGCGAGGCGCCCAGCAGGACCGGAGAGAGAACGGCCGTGAACGCGACCCGATGGGCGTTTGCGAGGAGTTTCGGGACAACCTCGCCGAAGAGGATCACGGCGAGCAGGGATGCGAGGGCGATGCCGGCGGCGGCTGCGGCGGACTCGCTACGCGCCGAGAGGAGTGAGGAGAGGACGAAAAAGGCGACGTTGACGGTGGTGTTGAGAACGAGGATCGTGATGAGTGCGCCGCGGGGGCTTGCCATCAGCGCCGTGGCAGCTCTGAACGCTCCAGGGCGATGGCGTTCGAGTGCCGTGCGATTCGCCTGGGTGAGTCCGAAGAGCGCGGTCTCTGTGGCGGAGCACGCCGCGGAGATCAGTAGGAGCGCGGCCATGATCGCGACGATGAGGAGTTCAACCACGCGGTTGCTCCTTCGTGATCAGTGTGGGCGAGGCCGTTGGATGGGCGCGGTGCGTCATTCGGCGAAGTCCGCGACCGAGGGGTCGTAGGCCGGATCGAGTTGCTCGATCAGCCGCTCGATGTAGCGCCAGGCATTGAGTTCGACCCGAATACGGCGGAGCGTCTCTGTTGACGGCTCGAGGACCGCAGTCCTGAAGAGATCCGTGACGCGGGCGATGCTGGCATCGCGGCGTGACGCGGCGTCGGCTTCAACGGCGCGGCGTTGGACTGGATCCTTCGATGCAAGGGCGGATTCGACGCCTTCGCGGAGTTCCATGATCGCCGGCAGGAAGCCGTCGGGCAGGGATCGGTCTTCTTCCTTTGTTGCGCCGCCGAGCCGCTTGAGGAGCACGTTGGCGCGTCGCTCGGGGTCTTCGAGTGTCCGCTTTGCGGCGTTCAGCGCGGCGGCGGATCTTGAGATCTCATCCTCGGTCTGAATCTGGTGGTCGCTGCCGCTCTCGTTCTGCCTCGGTTGTGAGTCGGGGTGGATGGAGGCGACGCGTGCGAGGTGGGCCCGCCGGATGGCCTGCGCATCAAGATCGAAGCGGGGCGGCAGTCCGAGGATGTCGAACGGGTCCGGCATGGCATGGATCTTAGAGCGGTTTGGATCGATTCGCGGCGTCCTGGGTCGGCCGGGTGGTGCTGAGGCGGGGCCGCTCAGAGTCGTAACTGCCAGAAGATGACGTCGTGCCAGCGGTCGAATTTCCTGCCGCACTCGGTGAAGATGCCGACGCGCTGGAATCCCACGGATTCGTGCAGCCGGATGGATGCGTCGTTGGGGAGTGTCGCGCCTGCGACGAGAAGGTGGAAGCCGGCGTCTCTGGCTCTTCGGATCAGTTCGAGGTAGAGCGATCGTCCGACGCCCCGGCCCTGTGCGTGGTGCGAAACGTAGATGCCGGTTTCAGCAGTGAGGTCGTAGGCGTCGCGTGTGCGCCACTGGGAGCACTTTGCGTAGCCGGCGAACGAGCCGTCGATTTCTGCGGCGACCCACGGGTATCGGCTTTGCCCTTCGATCCACGAAGTGCGAAACTGGTCGGCCGTCTCGGGTTGATAGGCGAAGTGGACGGCTGTCTTCTCGATGTAGTGGTTGACAAGTGCGCACGCGTGCGCGACGTCGCGATCATCGAACGCTCGAACGGTGATTGTGCTCATGTGTGGCTCATACGCGGTTCTGCCGCTCAGACCTTTCGGTCGAGCAGGCGGTAGCTCACGGCCTCGGAGACGTGATCGGGCAGGAGGGTATCGGCAGCGACGAGATCGGCGATGGTGCGAGCCACGCGCCGGATCTTGTCGTAAGCGCGGGCCGAGAGCCCGAGTTCGGTCATCGCCGTGCCGAGCAGCGTGAGTGCTTCCGGCGTCATGGGGGCGAGTTGATCGAGCATCTTTCCGCTGAGACGTGAGTTGGGTGTGAGCGGTCCTTGGCGAGCGATCTGGCGGTCTCTGGCTCGCTCGGCATGCTCGCGCATCTCAGTGGTTCCGGTTCCCTTTGGCCCTCCTCGGATTCCTCCGGAGAGTTGTTCCCACTTGACGGCTGGGGCCTCGACGTGGATGTCGATGCGGTCCATGAGCGGGCCCGAGATGCGTGCGAGGTAGCGTTCCATCTCCCAGCGGCCGACTTCGCCGACGGGCATGTCGCCCTTCGGTGTGGGATTCATCGCGGCGACCAGCATGAAGCTGGCGGGGAAGCGCATCGCGCCGTGCGAGCGCGCGATCGTGACCACGTGGTCTTCGAGGGGTTGGCGGAGCGTTTCGAGAACGGGGCGAGGAAACTCGGGGAGCTCGTCGAGGAAGAGCACGCCGCGGTGCGCGAGGGAGATCTCGCCCGGTCGTGGGATCGCGCCTCCACCGACGATCGCGGGTGAGGACGCGGTGTGGTGTGGGCAGCGGACGGGGCGGATGGAGACGAGCCCTTCCGGGCCGGACGCCTCGTGGAGTTTCCCTGCCGCAGAGTAGATGCGAGTGATCTCGAGCGCTTCTTCGGGCGTGAGCGCGGGGAGGACGCCGGGAAGGGCCTTTGCCATCATCGTCTTGCCGGTTCCGGCGGGGCCAAGCATAAGAAGGTTGTGAAGGCCGCTCGCCGCAACAACGATCGCACGCTTCACGGACTCCTGGCCTCGGACTTCAGAGAAGTCGATCGGCGCGGCGGCGGAGCGGAGGAGCGTGGAGATATCGACGCGTGGTGTGGGGTCGAGTTCGATTGCGCCCGTGATGAGGCCAACCACTTCGGCGAGTGTTCGCACGCCGTAGACGTCGATGTCCGGGACGAGCGCGGCTTCGCGTGCGTTCTCTGCGGGGACGATCACGGAGCGCATCCCCTTGGACTTGGCGAGTGCGGAGAGGGCGATTCCGCCCCGGATCGAGCGGACGCGTCCGTCGAGCGCGAGCTCACCGGCGATCAGGGTTGAGCGGAGATCGAGGCCGTCTTCGCGGTTCGGGGCGGCGGTGCGGATGACGCCTTGTGCCGCGAGAAGACCGATGGCCATGGGCAGGTCATAGACGGGTCCTTCTTTGCGGACATCGGCGGGCGCGAGGTTGATGAGCACTTTCTGGCTCTGGGTGAAGTATCCGGAGTTTGCCATCGCGGCGCGGACGCGCTCGGTGGCTTCTTTGACCGCCATGTCGGGGAGGCCGACAACGGTTGTGCGCGCTTCCTCGGCGTCTTCGACGTGGACCTCAACCTCGCACGAGAGTGCGTCGATTCCTTGCAGCAGGTACGATTGGACTCGGGCCAGCATGGCTACAGAGTACCGAACGGGATGCGAGCGGGCGCGGACGAGTGGTTCGGTTTCCAGAGTCGCGGGGCGCACCCCCCGAAAGAGCCACGGAGGGTAGAGGAATGGCGGCATCGACGCGCGGTGGATCAGCTTCCCTTGCTGCTTCAAACGCATTGCAGGACAAGCACTTGCAGCGTGTTGTCGGTCGTTCGTGGGTCGCCG from Phycisphaeraceae bacterium includes the following:
- the tsaE gene encoding tRNA (adenosine(37)-N6)-threonylcarbamoyltransferase complex ATPase subunit type 1 TsaE translates to MRLERTLVSHAETERVAGALAPVLRAGDVLALSGDLGSGKTTFVRALAGALGIDAGLVSSPTYVIANQYPNSRGPQMAHIDAYRLSGADDLDAIGWDLLTDGSWIVAVEWPDRVGGIGGGAIERDAMEIRLEYGPIRDGAESRHIAMTLPDAWVTRPELPALVGAMRAGTRCPVTGEPVSPDSPFFPFSSERARMADLNAWLTGGHTISGPLSDEGME
- a CDS encoding DUF1015 domain-containing protein codes for the protein MPQVHAFRPLQYVSPSGDVSSFIAPPYDVLDAEGKARLLARDPRNIVAADLPHVPAKKMGPPEAYAAAAAMIDRWVADGVLTRSERPAIFAYRQVFEWNGRTTDRCGMICTLDAVPFGKRPGGGVLPHEQTFSGPKEDRLALMKATRAQLSPIFGLHADGAGLASALVRSVMASRGADMRARSDDGVTHEVWRIEDGATIEKYRGSLAGEDVFIADGHHRYNTALNYLSLLESQGAVASDHPARRCMFVMVGMSDPGLVIGATHRVLGGMREYTFDAFLAAASDRLRFEPIAGDLKALERAVHTMTGMGENRVGVYDFATGRCAVAIPATADPLAKRFAEKPRAWRVLDVAIIQHLIVEEICQPRLNGGEPVTWAFPHTIPEVEQIASGKETGAGGGAGFTQLAVIVRPTPLDAVKEICLAGELMPQKSTFFLPKLATGLAINPLA
- a CDS encoding thioredoxin family protein, translated to MASRAGFTVLLVAVVALSMLAWLMRSGGGPAPKPAAFSSAVTLDVALQRSDQEGRPVLVFATADWCGPCQALKRNALASSKVEQLIKGGTIPVYADVTGPDQVSIDAARRLRIGPIPALIVVWKGEELARHEGNTSASNLEKWLEAALSRTRSAG
- a CDS encoding DUF21 domain-containing protein — protein: MTTLEQIGWLSLAVVGLVGSSMWSGVETGCYTLNRVRLRIRASRGDRAAMRLQRSLDRPDSLLATLLVGNNISNYLGALGATAFLGGLGYADSQIVLINTLALTPLVLVFCESLPKETFRRAADSLTYRFAAPLEAFTRLFTVLGVVPLVVTLGRTIGRMVGLTSGGELSSSRERVAMLLKEGSVSGAISDAQSTLIDRATEFTRVTVRDEMIPWTKVRVIAINTPADQAVRAVVSAGHNAFPLVDASGRLKGTARAIDVLLNPSTPIEQHRLPAVIVREEMRVVEALRLLQAAAQSLAIVERAGKPVGIVTVKDLVEPLVGGVIGAE
- a CDS encoding DUF21 domain-containing protein — protein: MVELLIVAIMAALLLISAACSATETALFGLTQANRTALERHRPGAFRAATALMASPRGALITILVLNTTVNVAFFVLSSLLSARSESAAAAAGIALASLLAVILFGEVVPKLLANAHRVAFTAVLSPVLLGASRLLGPVRVALDSGLVGPLARVIVPSENPPALRSEELEALLEAASAEGLIERDDHRLLGDVVGLNQLRVRDVMTPRNDMAWVTEDADSDAILEAARSTTRTTLAVCAGSLDEGVIGLIKVREALGLIATRPGRPINVRSLAARPAFVPDRSRLDGLLGFLRDQKTDTAICVDEGGAVTGIVSLDDIVRALGFAPIGDSAQDHERIERLGPNQWIVSGRLPVHDWAELFGAGAGAKAIDRRASTVAGLVLVGLGRLPAVGDQVRIGRLSLRVESMAGRSIERVLVTLHEAAHAPNAA
- a CDS encoding N-acetyltransferase, giving the protein MSTITVRAFDDRDVAHACALVNHYIEKTAVHFAYQPETADQFRTSWIEGQSRYPWVAAEIDGSFAGYAKCSQWRTRDAYDLTAETGIYVSHHAQGRGVGRSLYLELIRRARDAGFHLLVAGATLPNDASIRLHESVGFQRVGIFTECGRKFDRWHDVIFWQLRL
- a CDS encoding YifB family Mg chelatase-like AAA ATPase gives rise to the protein MLARVQSYLLQGIDALSCEVEVHVEDAEEARTTVVGLPDMAVKEATERVRAAMANSGYFTQSQKVLINLAPADVRKEGPVYDLPMAIGLLAAQGVIRTAAPNREDGLDLRSTLIAGELALDGRVRSIRGGIALSALAKSKGMRSVIVPAENAREAALVPDIDVYGVRTLAEVVGLITGAIELDPTPRVDISTLLRSAAAPIDFSEVRGQESVKRAIVVAASGLHNLLMLGPAGTGKTMMAKALPGVLPALTPEEALEITRIYSAAGKLHEASGPEGLVSIRPVRCPHHTASSPAIVGGGAIPRPGEISLAHRGVLFLDELPEFPRPVLETLRQPLEDHVVTIARSHGAMRFPASFMLVAAMNPTPKGDMPVGEVGRWEMERYLARISGPLMDRIDIHVEAPAVKWEQLSGGIRGGPKGTGTTEMREHAERARDRQIARQGPLTPNSRLSGKMLDQLAPMTPEALTLLGTAMTELGLSARAYDKIRRVARTIADLVAADTLLPDHVSEAVSYRLLDRKV